One genomic segment of Novisyntrophococcus fermenticellae includes these proteins:
- a CDS encoding NAD(P)/FAD-dependent oxidoreductase, whose protein sequence is MYKILEPIKVGPMQLRNRVMYLAMAKYLSTPDNFITDRQIAYYANYAKNHVGLIVTGACITCPECPSKLPMQPGIYDDKFLPGMKKLVDAVHSHGSKFLFQPWHPGATPYGCDVSELKTVADYSLEEIKELQNAFLQAAIRAQKAGADGVEVHIAHNYLLEQFLTPLFNKRTDAYGAQNMENGLRFTTELIGMIKNACGAEFAVTTKINGNDFNPEGMTPERVAEAGPILEAAGADMISVSAGGSLTNILGMSADGRRAEGWKVPLAEAVKKSGVKIPVMATGSLRHPEYVEQVLAEGRCDMIGMGRGLLAEPEWVIKLEQGREREMHHCISCMHCMNFTSPGVSGCTVNPLALRESEGIILKEDGKGRKVAIAGGGPAGLEAAVTLAKRGFVPVIFEKKPEVGGVELIGSVPDGKSKLRWHIEYFRNEVERLGIQVHAGKEADCEELSALNPYAVFVCTGSNPVIPGSIPGIRLSNVKEVRDILADFPDDKGKQIVIVGAGLVGLECGVTYASRGNKVTIIDMLPPSDPNTTSTEQMLAVGHAMEAGIDIRMKHKLLEITQDAVKAENLENGACVSIPADEVVLSMGVSSNNCLYESIKNRFDRVYNIGDSNKTGLIAEAVQSAFDTAAALDCV, encoded by the coding sequence ATGTATAAGATTTTAGAACCAATTAAAGTGGGACCCATGCAGCTGCGTAACCGGGTGATGTACCTGGCCATGGCGAAATATCTGTCTACGCCTGATAATTTTATTACGGACAGGCAGATTGCGTACTATGCGAATTATGCAAAAAATCATGTTGGCCTGATTGTTACCGGTGCCTGTATCACTTGTCCGGAATGTCCGTCCAAGCTGCCTATGCAGCCCGGAATTTATGACGACAAGTTCCTCCCCGGGATGAAAAAACTGGTGGATGCGGTACACAGCCACGGATCAAAATTCCTGTTTCAGCCCTGGCATCCGGGAGCTACACCATATGGCTGTGATGTCTCCGAACTGAAAACAGTAGCTGATTACAGTCTGGAAGAAATCAAGGAGCTTCAGAATGCATTTTTGCAGGCGGCGATCCGTGCACAGAAAGCCGGAGCCGATGGTGTGGAAGTTCATATTGCCCATAATTACCTGCTGGAACAATTCCTTACCCCTCTGTTCAATAAGCGGACAGATGCGTATGGAGCACAGAATATGGAGAATGGGCTGCGTTTTACAACGGAATTAATTGGTATGATTAAAAATGCCTGCGGAGCGGAATTCGCCGTGACTACGAAAATCAATGGAAATGATTTTAATCCCGAAGGAATGACGCCGGAAAGAGTAGCTGAGGCCGGTCCGATTTTGGAAGCAGCCGGAGCGGATATGATCTCTGTCAGTGCGGGGGGCAGCCTTACGAATATCCTGGGCATGTCTGCCGATGGCCGCCGTGCGGAAGGATGGAAGGTTCCGCTTGCAGAGGCTGTTAAGAAGTCTGGTGTAAAGATTCCGGTAATGGCTACCGGCAGTCTGAGACATCCGGAGTATGTGGAGCAGGTGCTTGCCGAAGGAAGATGTGACATGATCGGAATGGGCCGGGGGCTTCTGGCTGAACCTGAGTGGGTAATCAAACTGGAGCAGGGCAGAGAACGCGAGATGCATCACTGTATCTCCTGCATGCACTGTATGAACTTTACATCGCCCGGAGTCTCCGGATGTACCGTAAACCCATTGGCTTTGCGGGAGTCAGAGGGTATTATTTTGAAGGAAGATGGAAAAGGACGTAAAGTTGCCATAGCCGGAGGTGGACCGGCAGGGCTTGAGGCTGCGGTTACCCTTGCAAAACGAGGATTTGTTCCTGTGATATTCGAAAAGAAACCGGAGGTGGGCGGCGTGGAACTGATTGGATCTGTTCCGGATGGTAAGTCGAAGCTTAGGTGGCATATCGAATATTTCCGTAACGAAGTGGAGCGGCTGGGAATTCAGGTGCATGCAGGAAAAGAAGCTGACTGTGAGGAGCTTTCCGCATTGAATCCATATGCTGTGTTCGTGTGCACGGGATCTAATCCGGTCATTCCGGGCTCCATCCCGGGAATCAGACTGTCCAATGTGAAGGAAGTCCGGGATATTCTTGCCGATTTCCCGGATGACAAGGGAAAGCAGATTGTGATTGTGGGAGCCGGGCTTGTAGGCCTGGAATGCGGGGTTACTTATGCAAGCCGTGGAAATAAGGTGACCATCATCGATATGCTTCCGCCATCGGATCCGAATACTACCTCTACGGAGCAAATGCTGGCAGTGGGTCATGCGATGGAGGCAGGAATAGATATACGGATGAAGCATAAGCTTCTGGAAATCACGCAGGATGCGGTGAAGGCAGAGAATCTTGAAAATGGTGCGTGTGTTTCGATTCCTGCGGATGAGGTCGTATTGTCCATGGGCGTTTCCTCCAACAACTGCCTGTATGAGAGCATAAAGAATCGGTTTGACAGGGTTTATAATATCGGGGATTCCAATAAGACAGGCCTGATTGCAGAGGCGGTTCAGAGCGCCTTTGATACAGCGGCGGCTTTGGATTGCGTGTAA
- a CDS encoding CobW family GTP-binding protein, translating into MTHYHSKPVCVNVIGGFLGAGKTTFLNYILEEQKKERTDVIVREYGSISIDDQLLKNVTGHVHVFPGVTVHDDPQLVLYDYLHKLYNDAVRPVDHLLMECSGLDMPESLVHLFLVGHMPVHYRLNSYIAVVDAEYGLLNLEEFEVARQQVVFADAIVLNKVDLAEEEQLSRLEERIKALNGMADIYRSSYGRVPLEDVLNVSLYAQLKELKTGKEQKSMREIHTIVLSEKRPMDKEKINKWLNRLFEDDGNKILRSKGFFCFAGDDWRYEFQAVRKSFHSKADCLWEDGEERKSTVVLIGSNLPDETLLRESFSDCI; encoded by the coding sequence ATGACACATTATCACAGTAAACCTGTCTGCGTCAATGTAATCGGGGGATTTTTGGGAGCAGGGAAAACCACATTTCTCAATTACATCTTAGAAGAGCAGAAGAAAGAACGTACAGATGTTATTGTAAGGGAGTATGGCTCTATATCCATTGATGATCAGCTGCTCAAAAATGTTACCGGTCATGTACATGTATTTCCCGGTGTGACCGTTCATGATGACCCACAGTTGGTACTCTATGATTACCTTCATAAATTGTATAACGATGCTGTCCGGCCGGTAGATCACCTGTTGATGGAGTGCAGTGGCCTGGATATGCCGGAAAGTCTGGTGCATCTGTTTCTGGTGGGACATATGCCTGTTCATTACCGCCTGAACAGCTATATCGCAGTAGTAGATGCCGAATACGGACTGCTGAATCTGGAAGAGTTTGAAGTGGCGAGGCAGCAGGTGGTTTTTGCTGATGCAATCGTCCTCAACAAGGTAGATCTGGCAGAGGAGGAGCAGCTTTCCAGACTTGAGGAACGCATAAAAGCGCTTAATGGGATGGCAGATATTTATCGCAGCAGTTATGGGAGAGTTCCGCTTGAGGATGTTCTGAATGTTTCACTGTACGCACAGCTTAAGGAGCTAAAGACCGGAAAGGAACAAAAATCGATGCGGGAAATACATACAATTGTTCTGAGTGAGAAACGTCCTATGGATAAGGAAAAGATTAACAAGTGGCTCAATCGCCTGTTTGAAGATGATGGGAATAAGATACTTCGCAGCAAAGGTTTTTTCTGCTTTGCAGGAGATGATTGGCGATATGAGTTCCAGGCTGTCCGTAAGTCCTTTCATTCAAAGGCTGACTGCCTCTGGGAAGACGGAGAGGAACGAAAGAGCACGGTGGTGCTTATCGGAAGCAATCTTCCGGATGAAACGTTATTGCGGGAGTCATTTTCAGATTGCATATAG
- a CDS encoding DUF362 domain-containing protein, with product MSSKVYYLNDRAGSMMDSIPFKGVKVLQDAGLAGMIKPGDRVAIKTHMGEWGNALNLRPHWVSAVADEVKRLGGMPAIVETCVAAYGENVSRISREDHLRVAAAHGFTEETMGCPIIICDGEYGTEDVKVEVPNGVYLKYAYLAKKLLDFDVVIVVSHFKGHVMGVFGGAMKNVGIGMASARGKYAIHNITHPEIVIKTWQINQDAVKQHAQAPSPNLIERMVDNCPCEAFSYDGETLTRDSERCHQCGFCFAYLFQGVYNFPPELIPSWPAGITDAACGFVNAIGKEKMIFLNYAMDITPGCDCGFFHDRALTPNLGVFASRDPVAVDMACIEAAEAVTAVPGSSASEYGFGEANTERFTNCSSMAKLSQWAQLNAAVYNGMGDTEYVLVNSVTEFTEAFNFPPYTTAEPYTHVHKEIYKKINMDPGDYAYGKLPRLSMEEQSKKPKGKVKEISIAEEH from the coding sequence ATGTCTTCAAAAGTGTATTATCTCAATGATCGTGCAGGCTCTATGATGGACAGTATTCCTTTTAAAGGAGTTAAGGTGCTGCAGGATGCGGGACTTGCCGGAATGATCAAGCCGGGTGACCGGGTTGCCATCAAGACACATATGGGGGAATGGGGCAATGCCCTGAATCTGCGCCCCCATTGGGTAAGTGCGGTAGCGGATGAAGTGAAACGTCTGGGAGGAATGCCTGCCATAGTAGAAACCTGTGTTGCCGCATATGGAGAGAATGTTTCACGCATTTCCAGAGAAGATCATCTTCGGGTGGCGGCCGCCCATGGCTTTACAGAAGAAACTATGGGATGTCCGATTATTATCTGTGATGGGGAATATGGCACGGAAGATGTCAAAGTAGAGGTTCCCAATGGTGTTTACTTAAAATATGCATATCTGGCTAAAAAGCTTCTGGATTTTGACGTAGTCATCGTGGTCAGTCATTTTAAAGGTCACGTAATGGGGGTCTTTGGCGGCGCTATGAAAAATGTGGGAATCGGTATGGCATCTGCCAGAGGGAAATATGCCATACACAATATCACACATCCCGAAATCGTAATTAAGACGTGGCAGATCAATCAGGATGCTGTGAAACAGCATGCACAGGCACCCAGTCCCAATCTGATTGAACGCATGGTGGACAATTGTCCCTGTGAAGCATTTTCCTATGACGGTGAGACATTGACGCGTGACAGTGAAAGATGCCATCAGTGTGGCTTCTGCTTTGCATATCTTTTCCAGGGCGTGTATAATTTCCCACCTGAACTGATACCGAGCTGGCCTGCCGGAATTACGGATGCTGCCTGTGGATTCGTAAATGCGATTGGAAAGGAAAAGATGATATTCCTGAATTACGCTATGGATATCACCCCCGGGTGTGACTGTGGATTCTTCCATGACAGAGCACTTACACCCAATCTCGGAGTATTTGCATCCCGCGATCCTGTTGCTGTGGATATGGCCTGTATTGAGGCGGCGGAGGCAGTCACTGCCGTTCCGGGCTCTTCTGCTTCGGAGTATGGCTTCGGAGAAGCAAATACGGAGCGTTTTACAAATTGCTCCAGCATGGCAAAGCTCAGTCAATGGGCTCAGTTGAATGCCGCTGTTTATAATGGAATGGGAGACACGGAATATGTGTTGGTAAACTCAGTCACAGAGTTTACAGAAGCCTTTAATTTTCCGCCCTATACCACGGCGGAGCCTTATACCCATGTGCATAAAGAAATATATAAGAAAATCAACATGGATCCCGGAGATTATGCATATGGAAAATTACCGCGGCTTAGCATGGAAGAGCAAAGTAAAAAACCAAAGGGCAAGGTAAAAGAAATTTCTATTGCAGAAGAGCATTGA
- a CDS encoding response regulator — protein MIKVFLVEDEIMIRRGIKSSIDWGKEGYEFVGEASDGEIAYPIIIKEKPDILITDIKMPFMDGLELSRLVKKELPDLKILILSGYDEFEYAKEAISVGVTDYLLKPIPSVKLLESLSKVAKKIESEREEKKLRTHYIQEMQENVEREKFVFFNSLISGNLSMVQALEEGRRLGMDLSGQAYNILLFKAALNVDCYASKEEAAEAFQSLEHAGEGIPDVHSFWRGVEGWGFLLIGKNDEDVKEKQKHLKNRLTVTMRRYPYVAYFGGIGAVVSRIREMPQSYQEAALIFANRFTCEEQSILSMEELRTIQESAKLDAQSLDIMKRNRTLIEKFLISGMQEEAGSFVEAYFGEIPKENLRSLLMRQYITIDIYIVISSFCERLGVDAGENEAEELERTLQSVTSAEGLKKYVEQLLVRALERRDISKGRRYSDIIEAAKQYIEENYMAEDISLNSVSASVNMSPSYFSAVFSREVEKTFVEYLTETRMERAKALLMCSSKKASEIGFEVGYKDPHYFSYIFKKTEGCSPTDYRQRAERCQV, from the coding sequence ATGATTAAAGTTTTTCTGGTAGAAGATGAAATTATGATTCGCAGAGGAATCAAAAGTAGTATTGACTGGGGAAAAGAGGGGTATGAGTTTGTTGGGGAAGCAAGTGACGGAGAAATCGCTTACCCCATAATTATAAAAGAAAAGCCGGATATCCTGATTACGGATATCAAGATGCCTTTTATGGATGGCCTGGAGCTGAGCAGACTGGTAAAGAAAGAACTTCCAGATTTGAAAATCCTGATTTTGAGCGGCTATGATGAATTCGAATATGCAAAGGAAGCAATCAGCGTGGGTGTGACAGACTACCTGCTGAAACCAATTCCTTCCGTCAAGCTGTTGGAATCACTCTCTAAGGTTGCTAAGAAGATTGAATCGGAGCGCGAGGAAAAAAAACTGCGGACGCATTATATCCAGGAGATGCAGGAGAACGTGGAACGGGAAAAATTTGTATTTTTTAACAGCTTGATTTCAGGCAACCTGAGCATGGTTCAGGCACTGGAAGAAGGAAGAAGGCTGGGCATGGATCTGAGCGGGCAGGCATATAATATTCTCCTGTTCAAGGCGGCACTGAATGTGGACTGTTACGCTTCCAAGGAGGAGGCAGCAGAAGCATTCCAGAGCCTGGAGCATGCGGGGGAAGGAATCCCGGATGTCCACAGCTTCTGGCGTGGAGTAGAAGGCTGGGGATTTTTGCTGATTGGAAAGAATGATGAGGATGTGAAAGAGAAACAAAAGCATCTGAAGAACAGGCTGACTGTGACGATGAGGCGATATCCGTACGTGGCGTACTTTGGGGGGATTGGAGCAGTTGTGTCACGCATTCGGGAAATGCCACAATCCTATCAGGAGGCAGCGCTTATATTTGCCAATCGCTTTACCTGTGAGGAGCAGTCAATCCTGTCCATGGAAGAACTAAGAACCATACAAGAAAGCGCGAAACTGGATGCACAGAGCCTGGACATTATGAAAAGGAACCGGACGCTGATTGAAAAATTCCTGATCAGCGGCATGCAGGAGGAGGCAGGAAGTTTTGTCGAAGCTTACTTCGGAGAAATTCCGAAGGAAAACCTCCGTTCGCTCCTGATGCGCCAGTACATAACAATTGATATATATATTGTGATCAGTTCCTTTTGTGAACGGCTGGGGGTAGATGCGGGAGAAAATGAAGCAGAGGAGCTGGAGCGGACATTGCAGAGCGTAACGTCTGCAGAGGGACTGAAGAAATACGTGGAGCAGCTGCTGGTCAGGGCACTGGAGCGTCGTGATATCAGCAAAGGAAGGCGCTATTCAGATATTATTGAAGCGGCAAAGCAGTATATTGAGGAAAATTATATGGCAGAAGATATTTCGCTGAATTCTGTCTCTGCAAGCGTGAATATGAGTCCAAGCTATTTCAGCGCGGTGTTCAGCCGGGAGGTTGAGAAGACATTCGTGGAATACCTGACCGAGACACGTATGGAAAGGGCAAAGGCATTGTTGATGTGTTCTTCGAAAAAGGCATCGGAGATAGGATTTGAGGTGGGATACAAGGATCCTCATTATTTCAGCTATATCTTTAAAAAGACAGAGGGATGTTCGCCTACCGACTACCGGCAGCGCGCTGAGAGGTGTCAGGTATGA
- a CDS encoding sensor histidine kinase, which produces MKKHKRISLNKKIVLIPLSVFVPMLCVVVYLFVTLMQSVNEYNRITESVTYANHYSKEFKERMDYTMYLAVIGNKTVDELGNGETTINGIVTVNPYTYMDELSVICKELSNMATASINKTQIRFVENSLKSLRKCVAVLETMIADGSSYEDKIIYLDENIRGQSGLTAVIQGAIENYIYEETRNFANMKEELERNVATALRISIFLIAAAILVSLVLSSMAVQSIARPIRKLCKQTKKVARGDFTANTKIDTVDEIAVLTDSFNVMTAEIGSLVEDIKKQEENLRLTESKLLQAQINPHFLYNTLDTIVWLAEAKETKEVVSMVTTLSEFFRTTLSKGKDYITIKEEEEHIRSYLRIQQFRYQDIMEYEINFAPELHQYKIPKLTLQPLVENALYHGIKKKRGKGLIRITGWKEGKHIFFEVEDDGIGMNIYALERLRRSIAGVGEEMGGSGFGLANVNQRLQYYYGAEYGVFFESEENKGTKATVIIEAKDIQPFS; this is translated from the coding sequence ATGAAAAAGCACAAGAGAATATCACTGAATAAAAAGATTGTACTGATCCCTTTATCGGTCTTTGTTCCGATGCTTTGTGTTGTTGTGTATCTGTTCGTCACACTGATGCAGTCGGTAAATGAATATAACCGAATCACGGAGAGTGTTACCTATGCCAATCATTATTCAAAGGAGTTTAAGGAGAGGATGGATTACACGATGTATCTGGCTGTGATCGGAAATAAGACCGTGGATGAGCTGGGGAATGGGGAAACAACCATTAACGGTATTGTTACCGTGAACCCTTATACGTATATGGATGAACTCTCTGTGATATGTAAAGAACTTTCGAACATGGCGACCGCATCCATCAACAAAACACAGATCCGCTTTGTGGAGAACAGTCTGAAATCGCTGCGTAAATGTGTAGCAGTTCTTGAAACAATGATTGCCGATGGAAGTTCTTATGAAGATAAGATTATATATCTTGATGAGAACATTCGCGGACAGAGCGGCCTGACAGCGGTAATTCAAGGAGCAATTGAAAATTACATCTATGAAGAAACAAGAAATTTTGCAAATATGAAAGAGGAACTGGAAAGGAATGTAGCGACAGCACTGCGTATCAGTATTTTCTTGATTGCTGCAGCCATACTGGTCTCTCTGGTATTGTCAAGCATGGCGGTTCAAAGCATCGCGCGCCCCATACGCAAGCTGTGTAAACAGACAAAGAAAGTAGCGAGGGGGGATTTTACAGCAAATACAAAGATTGATACGGTGGATGAGATTGCCGTATTGACCGACAGCTTTAACGTCATGACGGCAGAAATCGGTTCACTGGTGGAGGATATCAAAAAACAGGAAGAGAACTTAAGGCTTACCGAGTCCAAACTTCTGCAGGCACAGATTAATCCTCATTTTCTCTACAATACATTGGATACCATCGTATGGCTGGCGGAGGCAAAGGAAACGAAAGAGGTAGTTTCCATGGTGACAACCTTGTCCGAATTTTTCCGGACTACTTTAAGTAAGGGAAAGGACTATATCACAATCAAAGAGGAGGAGGAGCATATCCGAAGCTATCTGCGGATTCAGCAATTCCGATATCAGGATATTATGGAATATGAGATAAATTTTGCACCTGAGCTGCATCAGTACAAAATCCCCAAGCTGACCCTGCAGCCTCTGGTAGAGAATGCACTGTATCATGGAATCAAGAAAAAGCGAGGTAAGGGGCTGATACGAATCACCGGTTGGAAAGAAGGAAAGCATATTTTCTTTGAGGTGGAAGATGATGGAATCGGGATGAATATATATGCCCTGGAGAGGCTCCGGCGCAGCATCGCGGGAGTGGGTGAGGAGATGGGCGGCAGCGGGTTTGGACTGGCCAATGTGAATCAACGCCTGCAGTATTATTATGGAGCGGAATACGGGGTATTCTTTGAAAGTGAAGAAAACAAAGGGACAAAGGCTACGGTGATTATAGAAGCAAAAGATATTCAACCGTTTTCATAA
- a CDS encoding ABC transporter substrate-binding protein — MKKKVLTALLCTTMLGSMLMGCGGDNSGSEGSKPDASSAAESVGKENTDDEDKTDDSGVITVGFSQVGAESDWRTANSESMKDTFSEANGYELIFDDAQQKQENQITAIRNFIQQEVDYILLAPVTETGWDTVLQEAKDADIPVIIVDRMVNVSDDSLFTTWIGTDSLLEGRKASEWLNAYAEANGIAANELNIVNIQGTIGSTAQIGRSKGLEEGVEKYGWNLLEQQTGEFTQAKGQEVMESMLKQHDNINVVYCENDNEAFGAIDAIEAAGKKVGGDVKNGEIMVISFDTTNAGLTDTLAGKITCDVECNPLHGPRAEELIKKLEAGETVEKLNYVDEEVFTYDDSVKSVTAKNSLDEEADYAVTQITQEILDKRAY, encoded by the coding sequence ATGAAGAAAAAGGTGTTAACAGCGCTGCTTTGTACCACAATGTTAGGAAGCATGCTCATGGGATGCGGAGGAGATAACTCGGGGAGCGAAGGAAGCAAGCCGGATGCATCCAGTGCAGCTGAGTCAGTGGGCAAGGAAAATACCGATGATGAAGATAAAACAGATGACAGTGGCGTTATCACCGTGGGATTTTCACAGGTTGGTGCGGAATCTGACTGGCGTACGGCAAACTCTGAATCCATGAAAGACACCTTCAGTGAAGCAAACGGATATGAACTGATTTTTGACGATGCGCAGCAGAAACAGGAAAATCAGATTACGGCTATTCGAAACTTTATACAGCAGGAAGTGGATTACATACTGCTGGCACCCGTAACCGAGACCGGCTGGGATACAGTGCTTCAGGAAGCAAAAGATGCGGATATTCCGGTCATCATCGTTGACCGTATGGTGAATGTATCAGATGACAGCCTGTTTACTACCTGGATTGGAACGGATTCTCTGCTGGAGGGAAGAAAAGCCTCTGAGTGGTTAAACGCATATGCAGAAGCAAATGGTATTGCAGCCAATGAACTGAATATCGTAAATATTCAGGGAACGATTGGTTCCACTGCACAGATCGGACGCAGCAAGGGTCTGGAAGAAGGTGTGGAGAAATATGGCTGGAACCTGCTGGAGCAGCAGACCGGTGAATTCACACAGGCAAAGGGCCAGGAAGTTATGGAGTCCATGCTTAAGCAGCATGATAATATCAACGTAGTTTACTGCGAAAATGACAATGAAGCATTTGGTGCAATTGATGCCATCGAAGCAGCAGGCAAAAAAGTGGGTGGAGATGTCAAAAATGGGGAAATCATGGTTATCTCATTTGATACAACCAATGCCGGACTGACAGATACGTTGGCCGGAAAGATTACCTGCGATGTTGAGTGTAACCCACTGCATGGTCCGAGAGCAGAAGAACTGATTAAAAAGCTGGAGGCCGGAGAGACAGTGGAAAAGCTGAATTATGTGGATGAAGAAGTATTCACATATGATGATTCCGTGAAATCCGTGACTGCCAAGAACAGTCTTGATGAAGAAGCGGACTATGCCGTAACCCAGATCACACAGGAAATTCTGGATAAGCGTGCCTATTAA
- a CDS encoding sugar ABC transporter ATP-binding protein, producing MDGDVVLRMRDISKTFPGVKALSHVDFTLNRGEIHALMGENGAGKSTLIKVLTGVYELESGEIQVDGSETGIVNRSPQEAQMHGISTVYQEVNLCPNLSVAENLFIGREPRRAGRIDWKTMNKKAVQILKDLDIGVSASQNLEECSIANQQMIAIARAVDMKCKVLILDEPTSSLDDEEVAKLFQLMRKLKKEGVGIIFVTHFLEQVYEVCDKITVLRNGELVGEYEVDKLPRVMLVAKMMGKDFDDLADIKSMYEEKDYSDAGSVIRAEKLGRKGSIKPFDIEIHKGEVIGLSGLLGSGRSELVRAIYGADKPDTGKLYADGKEVRINTPLDAMKHGMAYLPEDRKRDGIIADLSVRENIILALQAKRGMFRLMSRKEMEEAADRYIDILQIKTASRETPVKSLSGGNQQKVIIGRWLLTNPEYLILDEPTRGIDIGTKTEIQKLVLELADQGMAVTFISSEIDEMLRTCSRLAILRDGEKVGEVSGDELSQDGIMKAIAGGEE from the coding sequence ATGGATGGAGATGTAGTATTGCGCATGCGTGACATATCCAAAACATTTCCCGGAGTAAAAGCATTGTCCCATGTGGATTTTACATTGAACAGAGGAGAGATCCACGCACTGATGGGAGAAAATGGAGCAGGAAAATCTACGCTGATCAAGGTACTGACAGGTGTATACGAGCTGGAATCAGGAGAGATCCAAGTTGACGGAAGCGAAACCGGTATTGTAAACCGTTCGCCTCAGGAGGCGCAGATGCATGGCATCAGCACCGTATACCAGGAAGTCAACCTTTGCCCCAATCTGTCCGTGGCGGAAAATCTGTTTATCGGGCGGGAACCAAGAAGGGCAGGCAGGATCGACTGGAAGACGATGAATAAAAAAGCAGTACAAATCTTAAAAGACCTGGACATAGGTGTATCTGCCTCCCAAAACCTGGAGGAATGTTCCATTGCAAACCAGCAGATGATCGCAATTGCCAGAGCTGTGGATATGAAGTGTAAAGTACTGATCCTGGACGAACCGACCTCTTCGCTGGATGACGAAGAAGTTGCAAAACTGTTCCAACTGATGCGGAAATTGAAAAAAGAAGGTGTAGGGATTATCTTTGTTACACATTTTCTGGAACAGGTATATGAAGTATGTGATAAGATCACGGTCCTTCGCAATGGAGAACTGGTTGGGGAATATGAGGTTGATAAGCTGCCCCGTGTTATGCTGGTGGCCAAGATGATGGGAAAAGATTTCGATGATCTGGCGGATATCAAAAGCATGTATGAGGAAAAGGACTATTCAGATGCCGGGTCTGTAATCCGGGCGGAAAAACTGGGACGAAAAGGCAGCATCAAGCCTTTTGATATCGAGATACATAAAGGGGAAGTGATCGGTCTGTCCGGTTTGCTGGGATCCGGGCGCTCGGAGCTGGTCCGTGCAATCTATGGAGCAGACAAACCGGATACAGGTAAGCTGTATGCGGATGGAAAAGAAGTCAGGATCAACACCCCGCTGGATGCGATGAAGCACGGGATGGCCTATCTTCCGGAGGACCGGAAGAGGGATGGAATCATAGCAGATTTGTCGGTACGGGAGAATATCATTCTCGCTCTGCAGGCAAAACGCGGTATGTTTAGGCTTATGAGCAGAAAAGAGATGGAGGAGGCAGCGGACAGATATATAGACATTCTCCAGATTAAGACAGCCAGCCGGGAGACTCCGGTTAAGAGTCTTTCAGGAGGAAACCAGCAGAAGGTGATTATCGGGAGATGGCTTCTGACAAATCCTGAATACCTGATCCTGGATGAGCCGACCCGCGGAATTGATATCGGAACTAAGACTGAGATACAAAAGCTGGTGCTGGAACTGGCGGACCAGGGTATGGCAGTGACTTTCATCTCTTCCGAAATCGATGAGATGCTCCGTACCTGTTCAAGGCTTGCAATCCTGCGTGACGGAGAGAAGGTCGGAGAAGTCTCGGGAGATGAACTGTCACAGGACGGAATTATGAAAGCAATTGCCGGAGGTGAGGAATAA